One region of Corynebacterium capitovis DSM 44611 genomic DNA includes:
- a CDS encoding MinD/ParA family ATP-binding protein, with amino-acid sequence MTLSERERPNAASSEGPLDQTTLLNPVKAPPGKGWRRAVHSLSRGRINPGSSAKEAKEERIMAAVRTPLRGDYRIAVMSLKGGVGKTTTTVALGGVFAQARGDRVIAIDANPDLGTLAQRTAPTGPATIRDLLAAPDTSRYPQVRAFTNQASSRLEVIGSERDPAVSEAFSESDYRRAVDILQHHYNVILTDCGTGLMHSAMAGVLDLANALVLVTSPALDGAQSAAATLDWLNLHGHDQLAANAVVVVSSSAPGRPTIDVARLVNHFASRARAVHIIPYDRHLAEGAVVDLDRLNPATLMAYRELAATVAADFGSWHRHAVW; translated from the coding sequence ATGACGCTGTCAGAGCGTGAACGGCCAAACGCCGCATCTAGTGAAGGGCCACTCGACCAGACGACGCTGCTCAACCCGGTCAAGGCGCCGCCGGGGAAAGGATGGCGGCGCGCCGTCCACTCGCTCAGCCGGGGCAGGATCAACCCGGGCAGCTCTGCGAAAGAGGCGAAGGAGGAGCGGATCATGGCGGCGGTCCGCACGCCGCTACGGGGTGACTACCGCATCGCCGTCATGTCCCTCAAAGGCGGGGTGGGAAAGACCACGACAACAGTGGCACTCGGTGGCGTTTTTGCGCAGGCCCGCGGGGACCGTGTCATCGCGATCGACGCCAACCCCGATTTGGGCACGCTTGCCCAGCGCACCGCCCCCACCGGGCCCGCCACGATCCGGGACCTCCTCGCCGCCCCCGACACATCTAGGTACCCACAGGTCAGGGCCTTTACGAACCAGGCATCGTCCCGTCTGGAGGTGATCGGCTCCGAGCGTGACCCCGCGGTAAGCGAGGCGTTCAGCGAATCCGATTACCGCCGCGCAGTCGACATCCTCCAACACCACTACAACGTCATCCTCACCGACTGCGGCACGGGCCTCATGCATTCCGCGATGGCCGGCGTCCTGGATTTGGCCAACGCGCTCGTCTTGGTCACCTCGCCCGCGCTCGACGGGGCGCAGTCGGCAGCGGCCACCCTGGACTGGCTCAACCTCCACGGCCACGACCAGCTCGCCGCTAACGCGGTGGTCGTCGTCTCATCCTCGGCGCCTGGGCGGCCAACTATCGACGTCGCCCGCCTGGTCAACCACTTCGCCTCCCGCGCGCGAGCGGTTCACATCATCCCGTACGACCGTCACTTGGCCGAAGGCGCCGTGGTGGACCTTGACCGCCTCAATCCCGCAACGTTGATGGCCTACCGCGAACTCGCTGCTACGGTAGCCGCGGATTTCGGGTCGTGGCACCGTCACGCCGTGTGGTGA
- the mshA gene encoding D-inositol-3-phosphate glycosyltransferase: MHVAMISMHTSPLDQPGWGDAGGMNVYVINLARQLARRGIGVDVFTRATRPSQGQVVGVEKNLRVINVVAGPYEGLSKEALPTQLAAFSGGVVQFAREEGSSYDLIHSHYWLSGQVGWLLADLIGVPLVHTGHTWAAVKNAYRAVTDTSESEARRICEQQLVDNADTLVVNTDDETNELALHYDVDPAKIAVVTPGADTDLFTPGTNRNTELARRQLGIPLRSKVVAFVGRLQEFKGPQVLLRAVGELLRREPALDVRVVLCGGASGSGASVEAYRKLAEEEGIGGRVRFLGPRPPEELVAVYQAADVVAVPSYNESFGLVAVEAQATGTPVLAARVGGLPLAVVEGETGLLVTGHSEVAWADALAELLDDDPRRLAMGRAAAEHARRFSWATSAAKLAQVYDETLASFVPGTAERDPFGA; encoded by the coding sequence ATGCACGTCGCCATGATCTCCATGCACACCTCGCCATTAGATCAGCCCGGGTGGGGCGATGCAGGCGGGATGAACGTCTACGTGATCAATCTGGCGCGCCAGCTCGCGAGGCGCGGGATCGGGGTCGACGTGTTCACCCGGGCGACGCGGCCCAGCCAGGGCCAGGTGGTTGGCGTCGAGAAGAACTTGCGAGTCATCAATGTCGTGGCGGGCCCCTACGAAGGGCTGAGCAAAGAGGCTCTGCCCACCCAGCTGGCCGCGTTCTCGGGTGGCGTCGTCCAGTTCGCGCGGGAGGAGGGCTCCTCATACGACCTGATCCATTCCCACTACTGGCTTTCCGGTCAGGTCGGGTGGCTGCTGGCTGACTTGATTGGCGTGCCGCTCGTGCACACTGGGCATACATGGGCGGCGGTGAAAAACGCCTACCGGGCGGTGACGGATACCTCGGAGAGCGAGGCGCGGCGGATCTGCGAGCAGCAGCTTGTGGATAACGCCGACACCCTCGTCGTCAACACCGACGACGAGACTAACGAGCTGGCCCTTCACTACGACGTGGACCCCGCCAAAATCGCGGTGGTCACGCCGGGTGCTGACACCGACCTATTTACGCCCGGCACCAACCGCAACACCGAACTTGCGCGCCGGCAGCTGGGCATCCCGCTTCGTTCAAAGGTTGTGGCCTTTGTCGGGCGCCTCCAGGAGTTCAAGGGGCCGCAGGTGCTGCTGCGCGCTGTCGGCGAACTGCTGCGCCGCGAGCCCGCCCTGGATGTGCGAGTGGTGCTGTGCGGTGGGGCGTCGGGAAGCGGTGCGAGCGTCGAGGCATACCGGAAGCTAGCGGAGGAGGAGGGTATCGGCGGGCGCGTCCGATTCCTGGGGCCCCGACCTCCGGAGGAGCTCGTGGCCGTGTACCAAGCGGCCGACGTCGTTGCGGTGCCCAGCTACAACGAGTCCTTTGGCCTAGTCGCCGTGGAGGCCCAAGCTACGGGGACACCGGTTCTCGCGGCGCGGGTCGGCGGCTTGCCCCTCGCGGTTGTGGAGGGGGAGACGGGGTTGCTGGTGACCGGGCATAGCGAGGTGGCCTGGGCCGACGCCCTCGCCGAGCTCCTTGACGACGACCCGAGACGCCTCGCCATGGGACGGGCCGCGGCCGAGCACGCGCGCCGGTTTAGCTGGGCGACCTCCGCGGCGAAGCTCGCCCAAGTCTACGATGAGACTCTCGCCAGCTTCGTGCCGGGCACCGCCGAGCGGGACCCCTTCGGCGCCTAG
- a CDS encoding phosphoglyceromutase, giving the protein MSNGKLILVRHGQSEWNKSNQFTGWVDVDLTEQGEQEAANAGKLLTESGVLPDIVYTSLLRRAIRTAEICLNVADRHWIPVERNWRLNERHYGRLQGLNKAEIREEFGEEQFMMWRRSYDTPPPEIDVDNEYSQSHDARYAFLPEVPRTECLKDVVERFMPFYVDVILPQLLAGRNVMVAAHGNSLRALVKYLDHISDDDIAGLNIPTGMPLVYEIGERGAVLNPGGTYLDPEAAAAGAAAVANQGKA; this is encoded by the coding sequence ATGAGCAACGGAAAGCTGATTCTCGTGCGCCACGGGCAAAGCGAGTGGAACAAGTCCAATCAGTTCACCGGCTGGGTGGACGTTGACCTAACTGAGCAGGGCGAGCAGGAAGCCGCGAATGCAGGCAAGCTGTTGACGGAAAGCGGCGTTCTGCCGGACATTGTTTATACCTCGCTTCTGCGTCGCGCCATCCGCACCGCAGAGATTTGCCTGAACGTGGCCGACCGGCACTGGATTCCGGTCGAGCGCAACTGGCGCCTGAACGAGCGGCACTACGGCCGCCTCCAGGGTTTAAACAAGGCGGAGATCCGCGAGGAGTTCGGTGAGGAGCAGTTCATGATGTGGCGTCGCTCCTACGACACCCCGCCACCGGAGATCGACGTGGACAACGAGTACTCCCAGTCTCACGATGCGCGCTACGCTTTCCTCCCAGAGGTGCCGCGCACCGAGTGCCTGAAGGATGTCGTCGAGCGTTTCATGCCCTTCTACGTCGACGTGATTTTGCCGCAGCTGCTGGCTGGCCGGAACGTGATGGTCGCCGCGCACGGCAACTCGCTGCGTGCGTTGGTGAAGTACCTTGACCATATTTCCGACGATGACATCGCCGGCCTGAACATCCCGACCGGCATGCCCCTCGTTTACGAGATCGGCGAGCGCGGCGCCGTGCTCAACCCGGGCGGCACGTACCTCGACCCCGAGGCCGCCGCGGCCGGTGCGGCAGCAGTGGCCAACCAGGGTAAGGCGTAG
- a CDS encoding sensor histidine kinase: protein MNPLFAFLLGLAVCAGALGLWWAGRWYRQTHARDGGDDKAVSTVGRVLQLAVQGAPTGIAVIDRAGRVIMSNERAHAMSLVHDRNLNPLVLKAANSVFEGEESHALELDLPRRATGNRIRNVRALVKPLALNDDSFVVAYGTDESENVRMESARRDFVANVSHELKTPVGGIALLAEALMQDPTDPEMVRYFGDKLLKESHRIGDMITDLISLSKLQGAEALPDMGPVRVDDVIDAAIQRNQVTADDREIELTRSARTGITVLGDRALLTAAVSNLVANAINYSPNNQPVSITQKVVRESVVLIRVTDRGIGIAPEHQKRVFERFYRVDKARSRSTGGTGLGLAIVKHVVANHGGNIKLWSRVGTGSTFTIELPIFTSQERVLGPDHEDGIRKAVTRVAGRRKEREEQ from the coding sequence GTGAATCCACTTTTCGCGTTTTTGCTCGGCCTGGCCGTTTGCGCCGGGGCCCTGGGCCTGTGGTGGGCGGGACGCTGGTACCGCCAGACTCACGCGCGCGACGGTGGGGACGACAAAGCCGTCAGCACCGTCGGCCGGGTGCTTCAACTGGCTGTCCAGGGGGCCCCGACCGGGATCGCGGTGATCGACCGGGCGGGCCGGGTCATCATGTCCAACGAGCGAGCCCACGCCATGAGCCTCGTTCACGACAGGAACCTCAACCCGCTCGTACTTAAGGCCGCCAACAGCGTCTTCGAGGGGGAGGAATCCCACGCGCTCGAGCTGGACCTGCCCCGCCGCGCGACGGGGAACCGGATCCGCAACGTTCGCGCGCTGGTCAAGCCGCTGGCGCTCAACGACGACTCCTTCGTTGTGGCCTACGGCACCGACGAGTCGGAGAACGTCCGGATGGAGTCCGCGCGCCGGGATTTCGTGGCAAACGTCTCGCACGAGTTAAAGACCCCGGTCGGGGGCATCGCCTTGCTGGCGGAGGCCCTGATGCAGGACCCGACGGACCCGGAGATGGTCAGGTATTTCGGCGACAAGTTGCTGAAGGAATCACACCGGATCGGGGATATGATTACCGACCTCATCTCGCTGTCCAAGCTGCAGGGGGCTGAGGCGCTGCCGGACATGGGGCCAGTTCGCGTTGACGACGTCATCGATGCCGCGATCCAGCGCAACCAGGTCACCGCCGACGACCGGGAGATTGAGCTGACGCGTTCCGCGCGAACGGGAATTACGGTGCTGGGGGACCGTGCGTTGTTGACCGCTGCGGTGTCCAACCTGGTCGCCAACGCGATCAATTACTCGCCCAACAACCAGCCGGTCAGCATTACGCAGAAGGTTGTCCGGGAAAGCGTGGTGCTCATCCGCGTCACGGACCGCGGGATAGGAATCGCCCCCGAGCACCAAAAGCGCGTGTTTGAACGTTTCTACAGGGTGGATAAGGCGCGCTCCCGCTCCACCGGTGGCACGGGTCTCGGCCTGGCGATAGTCAAGCACGTCGTGGCAAACCACGGCGGTAATATCAAGCTGTGGTCCCGCGTGGGGACCGGTTCAACGTTCACGATTGAACTGCCCATCTTCACCTCGCAGGAACGCGTTTTGGGGCCCGATCACGAAGACGGGATCCGCAAGGCGGTGACGCGGGTGGCGGGGCGTCGAAAAGAAAGGGAAGAGCAGTGA
- a CDS encoding response regulator transcription factor, protein MTTILIVEDEESLADPLAYLLRKEGFDTVVAGDGPSALEEFGRGGVDLVLLDLMLPGMSGTEVCRKIRSVSSVPLIMVTARDSEIDKVVGLELGADDYVTKPYSTRELVARIRAVLRRGPEVEEAPSDGKQIIEGGRVKMDVERHLVLVDGQPVPMPLKEFDLLEYLMRNAGRVLTRGQLIDRIWGANYVGDTKTLDVHVKRLRTKIEAAPSRPTQLVTVRGLGYKFEA, encoded by the coding sequence GTGACGACCATCCTTATCGTTGAGGACGAGGAGTCCCTGGCCGACCCCCTGGCCTACCTACTGCGCAAGGAAGGGTTCGACACCGTCGTCGCCGGCGATGGGCCGAGCGCGCTGGAGGAATTCGGACGGGGCGGTGTTGACCTCGTTCTTTTGGACCTCATGCTGCCCGGGATGAGCGGCACCGAGGTGTGCCGCAAGATCCGCAGCGTGTCCTCGGTGCCACTAATTATGGTCACGGCGCGCGACTCCGAGATCGATAAGGTCGTCGGCCTCGAGCTCGGTGCCGATGACTACGTGACGAAGCCTTACTCCACCCGCGAACTGGTGGCGAGGATCCGCGCGGTGCTGCGTCGCGGTCCCGAGGTCGAAGAGGCCCCCAGCGACGGCAAGCAAATCATTGAGGGGGGCCGCGTGAAGATGGACGTCGAAAGGCACCTCGTGCTTGTCGACGGCCAACCGGTCCCAATGCCCCTCAAAGAATTCGACCTCCTCGAGTACTTGATGCGAAACGCCGGACGGGTGCTGACCCGCGGCCAGCTTATCGACCGGATCTGGGGCGCGAACTACGTGGGCGACACCAAGACCCTCGACGTGCACGTCAAGCGCCTGCGCACCAAGATCGAGGCGGCGCCCTCGCGTCCCACGCAGTTGGTCACGGTGCGGGGCCTGGGCTACAAGTTCGAGGCCTGA
- a CDS encoding Ppx/GppA phosphatase family protein, which produces MRLGVLDVGSNTVHLVAVDARSGGRPTPMSDWKQPLRLVELVDKNGNLEDKGVDKLIDAVQEAKDLSVKLKCEEFLAFATSAVRSATNSDDVLKKVARKTGVDLTILSGEEEARLTFLAARRWHGWSAGRITNLDIGGGSLEISSGVEETPDLAVSLDLGAGRLTHQWFDTDPPERKKINLLRDFIDAELAGPAEQFRALGEAGLAVGTSKTLRTLARLTGAAPSSAGPFVRRTLTAPGLRQLIAFISRMTAADRAELEGINADRSHQIVAGALVAEAAMRALNLDKLDICPWALREGVILRWIDQGHDQKEDN; this is translated from the coding sequence GTGCGACTAGGTGTATTGGATGTAGGCAGCAACACCGTCCATCTCGTGGCGGTCGACGCCCGCAGCGGCGGCCGCCCCACCCCGATGAGCGATTGGAAGCAGCCGCTCCGGTTGGTCGAGCTCGTCGACAAGAATGGCAACCTCGAAGACAAGGGCGTGGACAAGCTCATCGACGCCGTTCAGGAGGCCAAAGACCTCTCCGTAAAACTCAAGTGCGAGGAGTTTCTCGCCTTCGCGACGTCCGCCGTGCGCTCCGCCACAAATTCTGACGACGTGCTCAAGAAAGTCGCCCGGAAAACGGGTGTGGACCTGACCATTCTTTCCGGTGAGGAAGAAGCGCGCTTGACCTTCCTCGCCGCGCGCCGCTGGCACGGGTGGTCGGCCGGGCGCATCACCAACCTCGACATCGGCGGTGGTTCGCTGGAGATTTCCAGCGGTGTCGAGGAAACACCTGATCTCGCCGTGTCCCTGGACCTCGGTGCCGGGCGGTTGACACACCAATGGTTCGATACTGACCCACCCGAGCGCAAAAAGATCAACCTGCTGCGCGACTTCATTGACGCCGAACTGGCTGGCCCCGCCGAGCAATTCCGCGCCCTCGGGGAGGCGGGTCTCGCCGTGGGGACCTCGAAGACCCTTCGCACGCTCGCCCGCTTGACGGGTGCGGCGCCGTCTTCGGCTGGCCCCTTCGTGCGTCGCACTCTGACCGCCCCCGGCCTGCGGCAACTCATCGCGTTTATCTCGCGCATGACCGCTGCGGACCGCGCCGAGCTGGAAGGCATTAACGCGGACCGCTCCCACCAAATCGTCGCGGGTGCCCTCGTCGCGGAAGCCGCGATGCGCGCCCTTAATCTTGATAAGTTGGATATCTGCCCGTGGGCGCTGCGTGAAGGCGTCATACTTCGGTGGATCGATCAGGGACACGACCAGAAAGAGGACAACTGA
- the proC gene encoding pyrroline-5-carboxylate reductase: MGVVTTETQPSDIKIAVIGAGTIGEALIAGLINAGVSPRSIRATNRRGERGAELAQRYGIIATTDNNEAVSDADVCFLCVKPNQVVDVISGINKTVAKNDASTVLVSMAAGVTLSAMEDAVCAVGTALARVMPNTPMLVGRGVHVVSYGRYVTDEQQQRVHGLLAATGRVVVVEEKLIDKATALSGSGPAYFFLIAEALIDAGVALGLPGSVATELATATAAGAGEMLLGEAGPVGLRRAVTSPGGATAAAIRELEESGVRGALYRATEACAERARELGA, translated from the coding sequence GTGGGTGTCGTGACTACAGAAACACAGCCATCCGACATCAAAATCGCCGTCATCGGGGCGGGCACGATCGGCGAGGCCCTCATCGCGGGGCTTATCAACGCAGGGGTCAGCCCGCGCAGCATCAGGGCGACGAACCGCAGAGGGGAGCGCGGGGCGGAGCTGGCTCAGCGCTACGGGATCATCGCGACCACCGACAACAACGAGGCTGTCTCCGACGCCGACGTCTGCTTCCTCTGCGTCAAGCCGAACCAGGTGGTCGACGTCATCTCAGGCATCAATAAGACTGTGGCCAAGAACGACGCCTCGACCGTACTTGTCTCTATGGCCGCGGGTGTCACCCTCTCTGCGATGGAGGACGCCGTGTGCGCGGTTGGAACAGCCCTCGCGCGCGTCATGCCAAACACCCCAATGCTGGTGGGCCGCGGCGTCCACGTGGTTTCCTATGGCCGGTACGTCACCGACGAGCAGCAGCAGAGGGTGCACGGCCTGTTGGCGGCCACGGGGAGGGTGGTTGTCGTTGAGGAGAAACTGATCGACAAGGCCACCGCGCTGTCGGGCTCGGGCCCTGCGTACTTCTTCCTCATCGCCGAGGCTCTTATCGACGCCGGCGTGGCCCTCGGGTTGCCGGGGAGCGTGGCCACCGAGCTGGCTACCGCGACTGCGGCCGGCGCCGGTGAAATGCTGCTGGGAGAGGCCGGCCCCGTCGGCTTGCGTCGCGCGGTGACCTCGCCCGGTGGGGCGACCGCCGCCGCGATCCGCGAACTGGAGGAGTCCGGGGTGCGCGGTGCGCTCTACCGGGCGACGGAAGCGTGCGCCGAACGGGCGCGTGAGCTGGGGGCCTAA
- a CDS encoding helix-turn-helix domain-containing protein, translating into MANEDKGKFLTVAEVAEIMRVSKMTVYRLVHSGELPAVRVGRSFRVNETAVSDYLDSSVYDVG; encoded by the coding sequence ATGGCTAACGAAGATAAGGGAAAGTTCCTCACCGTCGCGGAGGTCGCGGAGATCATGAGGGTTTCCAAGATGACGGTGTACCGCCTCGTGCATTCCGGGGAGCTGCCGGCCGTTCGGGTCGGTCGCTCGTTCCGCGTGAACGAGACCGCAGTGAGCGATTACCTCGATTCGTCGGTGTATGACGTGGGATAG
- a CDS encoding 30S ribosomal protein bS22 has product MGSVIKKRRKRMSKKKHRKMLRRTRVQRRKLGK; this is encoded by the coding sequence ATGGGTTCTGTGATTAAGAAGCGCCGCAAGCGCATGTCCAAGAAGAAGCACCGCAAGATGCTTCGCCGGACGCGCGTTCAGCGTCGTAAGCTTGGCAAATAA
- a CDS encoding HAD family hydrolase, with the protein MSADFSPRPGREFLAQWSVSRGNLRRFLEDMALPPLGGNAQRTAGEAAAAAAVEETFGIDLKDFTTGVDSVSGAFAAAGGSTLTAPDPDIPQDSEAVAFFDIDNTLVQGSSLVLLAIGLARRRYISLRELMPGVIKQIRYRLSGSENSGDIARGREQALDLVKGKSVAELKNLCASIVDQQMMGRAYEDTLELASMHIAAGQQVWLVSATPVQIGQALAQRLGFTGALGTVAEEEDGHFTGKLVGDILHGPGKMHAVAALAAIQQLDLSKCTAYSDSINDVPMLSMVGTAVAINPDRALRAHARREGWAIRDYRPMRRFLAPALLIPAAAAVAWVAIAKARTR; encoded by the coding sequence ATGAGCGCGGATTTTTCCCCCCGACCAGGCAGGGAATTCCTCGCGCAATGGTCTGTCTCGCGCGGCAATCTGCGCCGTTTTCTGGAAGATATGGCGCTGCCGCCGCTTGGCGGGAACGCGCAGCGCACGGCTGGCGAGGCCGCCGCAGCAGCCGCGGTCGAGGAGACCTTCGGCATTGACCTGAAGGACTTCACCACGGGGGTGGACTCCGTGAGCGGGGCTTTCGCCGCTGCTGGCGGGTCGACCCTCACCGCACCCGATCCCGACATCCCCCAGGATTCGGAGGCGGTGGCCTTCTTTGACATCGACAACACGCTGGTCCAAGGCTCGTCGCTGGTGCTGCTGGCCATTGGCCTCGCGCGGCGGCGCTATATTTCGCTGCGCGAACTCATGCCGGGCGTTATCAAACAGATCCGGTACCGGCTCAGCGGCTCGGAGAACTCCGGGGACATCGCCCGCGGGCGCGAGCAGGCACTCGATCTGGTGAAGGGCAAAAGCGTCGCCGAGCTGAAGAACTTGTGCGCGAGCATCGTCGACCAGCAGATGATGGGCAGGGCTTACGAGGACACGCTCGAGCTGGCGTCGATGCATATCGCCGCTGGCCAGCAGGTGTGGCTCGTCTCGGCCACCCCAGTCCAGATCGGTCAGGCCCTCGCGCAGCGGCTCGGGTTCACCGGCGCGCTGGGCACCGTCGCCGAGGAGGAGGACGGGCACTTCACCGGAAAACTCGTCGGCGATATCCTCCACGGCCCCGGCAAGATGCACGCGGTGGCGGCACTGGCCGCGATCCAGCAGCTCGACCTGTCCAAGTGCACGGCCTACTCGGACAGTATTAACGACGTGCCTATGCTGTCCATGGTCGGAACGGCCGTTGCTATCAACCCGGATCGAGCTTTGCGCGCGCACGCCCGCCGCGAGGGGTGGGCCATCCGCGACTACCGCCCCATGCGCCGCTTCCTCGCCCCAGCCCTCCTCATTCCCGCGGCCGCAGCCGTAGCGTGGGTAGCAATAGCGAAAGCCCGCACCAGATAA
- a CDS encoding glutaredoxin family protein has product MVRQSCGSCGRVAGQIAPVVKLCDASLALVDVDADPDLAAEFGDRVPVVLIDGEEFACWEVDNAELAAELMGGK; this is encoded by the coding sequence ATGGTGCGCCAGTCCTGCGGGTCGTGCGGGCGTGTCGCGGGGCAGATCGCTCCCGTCGTCAAGCTATGCGACGCGAGCCTCGCACTTGTCGACGTCGATGCTGACCCGGACTTGGCCGCCGAGTTCGGCGACCGAGTTCCCGTTGTGCTCATCGATGGCGAGGAGTTTGCCTGCTGGGAAGTGGACAATGCGGAGCTTGCGGCGGAGCTAATGGGAGGAAAGTGA
- a CDS encoding glutamyl-tRNA reductase: protein MSVLVVGMSHRSAPVALLERLSLNGDALTEASFELVRQPSLTEAMIISTCNRFEVYAVTNSFHPGVEQVLNTLVAMSGVAEEELRTYLYVRYADAAAAHLMKVAAGLDSMVVGEQQIIGQVRSAYLQATEHGTVGPALHALAQSALHAGKRVHTETGIDDAGASMVTLALDNALRAIGAEDFRGRTALVLGAGAMASLAATHLGKLGVDKLIVANRTRSRAERLAEHSREAGVPAEVVDFNARAGALARVDVAVSATASDGFTITPEDISGPIVLADLSLPRDIDDAVAARGDVHLVNIEYLHNERQTTDADSLAAQHAAEAIVAEEAAAFSSQQRVRDIGPAVVQLRQAASSVTDAELSRLRSRLPGLSEEDFNQVTRTVRRVVDKILHTPTVRIKELAATTETVSVERAIEELFGLGSAPVSVDAAQLPRLEDIKGAD, encoded by the coding sequence GTGAGTGTTCTCGTTGTAGGGATGTCGCACCGCTCGGCGCCCGTAGCCCTGCTGGAGAGGCTGAGTTTGAACGGCGACGCACTCACCGAGGCGTCGTTCGAGCTGGTCAGGCAGCCGTCTTTAACGGAGGCGATGATCATCTCCACCTGTAACCGCTTCGAAGTCTACGCCGTGACGAACTCTTTCCATCCAGGCGTGGAGCAGGTGCTGAATACGTTGGTGGCGATGTCGGGGGTAGCGGAGGAGGAGCTGCGTACCTACCTCTACGTCCGCTACGCCGACGCCGCGGCCGCGCACCTGATGAAAGTTGCGGCCGGCCTGGATTCCATGGTTGTCGGCGAGCAGCAGATTATCGGGCAGGTGCGCAGCGCTTACCTCCAGGCAACGGAACACGGCACGGTTGGCCCCGCGCTCCATGCTCTGGCCCAGTCGGCGCTGCACGCGGGCAAGAGGGTTCACACCGAAACGGGAATCGATGACGCCGGGGCGTCGATGGTGACCCTCGCCCTCGATAACGCCCTTCGGGCGATCGGGGCCGAGGACTTCCGCGGCCGGACCGCCCTAGTTCTCGGGGCCGGGGCGATGGCGTCGCTGGCCGCTACGCACCTGGGCAAGCTTGGGGTGGACAAGCTCATCGTGGCTAACCGCACGCGCTCGCGCGCGGAACGCCTGGCCGAGCACTCGCGCGAGGCGGGCGTCCCGGCCGAGGTGGTGGATTTCAATGCGCGGGCGGGTGCCCTAGCGCGCGTCGACGTGGCGGTATCGGCGACCGCCAGCGATGGATTCACCATCACGCCGGAGGACATCTCGGGGCCCATTGTTCTGGCTGACCTGTCGTTGCCGCGAGACATTGATGACGCCGTGGCCGCGCGCGGGGACGTGCACCTGGTCAACATCGAGTACCTGCACAACGAACGTCAGACCACGGACGCGGACAGCCTCGCCGCGCAGCACGCCGCCGAGGCAATCGTGGCGGAAGAGGCCGCCGCGTTCAGCTCTCAGCAGCGGGTCCGCGACATCGGGCCCGCGGTTGTTCAGCTGCGCCAGGCGGCCAGCAGCGTGACGGACGCGGAGCTTAGCCGCCTGCGCTCGCGCCTGCCGGGCCTGAGCGAGGAAGACTTCAACCAGGTGACCAGAACGGTGCGGCGGGTCGTCGATAAGATTTTGCACACGCCGACGGTGAGGATCAAGGAATTGGCCGCCACCACGGAGACAGTGAGCGTCGAGCGGGCTATTGAGGAGCTCTTCGGACTGGGATCGGCGCCCGTGTCCGTCGACGCTGCGCAGCTGCCGCGGCTGGAAGACATCAAGGGTGCAGACTGA
- the hemC gene encoding hydroxymethylbilane synthase — MLKIGTRGSNLATTQAGHVRDALTAGGWPAQLSIVTTAGDISAAPVERIGVGVFTSALRDSLFDGDVDVAVHSFKDLPTAPEPRTHLIVPRREDNREALIARDGLTLAQLPAGARVGTSAPRRVAQLRALRPDLDIRPLRGNIETRMGRVTSGDVDAVILAYAGLSRAGLASWATEVFAPDVLMPAPAQGALAVECRVDDAEARDAIDSLLDATAFRCAAAERTVLAQLEAGCTAPVAAFATLDGEEIRLTAGVFAPDGSAQLTQTATGEATEPGRLGQAVAASLLERGAADLIQY, encoded by the coding sequence ATGTTGAAAATCGGAACGCGAGGATCGAACCTCGCCACCACGCAGGCCGGGCACGTGCGCGACGCGCTGACTGCAGGGGGCTGGCCCGCGCAGCTCAGCATCGTCACCACGGCCGGTGACATCTCCGCCGCCCCGGTCGAACGCATCGGGGTGGGTGTGTTCACGTCGGCGCTGCGGGACTCGCTTTTCGACGGCGACGTCGACGTCGCGGTCCATTCCTTCAAGGACCTACCGACGGCCCCCGAGCCGCGCACCCACCTCATCGTGCCCCGCCGAGAGGACAACCGGGAAGCCCTCATCGCCCGGGATGGTCTCACGCTCGCCCAGCTGCCTGCCGGCGCTCGCGTGGGTACCTCCGCTCCCCGCCGGGTCGCGCAGCTGCGTGCTCTGCGGCCCGACCTGGATATTCGGCCGCTGCGTGGCAACATCGAGACGCGGATGGGCCGGGTGACAAGCGGAGACGTGGATGCCGTCATCCTCGCCTACGCCGGGCTCTCCCGCGCCGGGCTGGCATCGTGGGCGACTGAGGTTTTCGCCCCGGACGTTCTCATGCCGGCACCCGCGCAGGGTGCACTCGCGGTCGAATGTCGGGTGGACGACGCGGAGGCGCGAGACGCTATCGACTCTTTGCTGGACGCCACCGCGTTCCGCTGTGCCGCCGCCGAGCGCACGGTTCTCGCTCAGCTGGAGGCGGGGTGCACAGCGCCGGTCGCCGCGTTCGCCACCCTCGACGGCGAGGAGATCCGCCTCACTGCTGGGGTTTTCGCGCCGGACGGGTCCGCGCAGCTCACCCAGACTGCGACAGGGGAGGCCACTGAGCCTGGACGGCTAGGCCAGGCGGTAGCGGCCTCCCTGCTGGAGCGAGGGGCGGCTGACCTCATACAGTACTAA